The genomic stretch GCGCCCCGGCCCCATCAGCGCCAGCCCGTGCAGCTTCATGCCCACGGCGATATGGGTGCGCAGGGCCTGCATCGCCGAGCTGTAATAGTGGTTGTTCGAGGCATCGGCGATCGCCAGGTGAAAGGCAAAATCGGCATCCTCGCGATGCCGCTGCTGGTCGGTGGCGTTCGACAGCAGGTCGACGACCTGACCGATCGAACTCACCGCTGCATCGTTCCGCCGCCTGGCGGCAAAGAACGCCGCTTCCGGTTCGATGGTGAGGCGGAACTCGTAGCAGCGCTGGATATCGGCGATGGTTTCGACCGGCGGAAAGCCGAGCGAGCGCGGCTCGGTCCTGAGCCGCACGAAGCTGCCGGCGCCCTGGCGCGAGTAGATCAGCCCCTCGTTGCGCAGGCGCTCCAGTGCCTCGCGCACGATCGGGCGGCTGACATCGAACTGGTCCGACAGCTCCTTCTCGCTCGGCAGCTTGTGGTCCGGCGCATACTCGCCATTGGAAATGCGGGTCAGCAGCAGCTGGTAGACGCGGTCGGCAAACAGCGTGCGATGTCGTGGTTCGTCGTCGAACCCTGCGCCGGTCTGCTTGACGTCGCTCATCGTTGCTCTCCTGCCAATGCGTAGTCAGTAACTGGAACGGCGTTCTCTGAAATGCCCACAAGGCGCAGGATGTCCTGAGCTGTGCCGAAGCCGCCGGACTTCGTCAATACTGTGAGGCTGCGATCCCCAAGCGCCGCGCGGGTCAGCGGAAT from Devosia sp. A16 encodes the following:
- a CDS encoding FadR/GntR family transcriptional regulator, translated to MSDVKQTGAGFDDEPRHRTLFADRVYQLLLTRISNGEYAPDHKLPSEKELSDQFDVSRPIVREALERLRNEGLIYSRQGAGSFVRLRTEPRSLGFPPVETIADIQRCYEFRLTIEPEAAFFAARRRNDAAVSSIGQVVDLLSNATDQQRHREDADFAFHLAIADASNNHYYSSAMQALRTHIAVGMKLHGLALMGPGRGLEKVLGEHRAIFEAIRDREADTARQLMRQHLEGSRDRLFEGRMLDLSL